The Euleptes europaea isolate rEulEur1 chromosome 9, rEulEur1.hap1, whole genome shotgun sequence nucleotide sequence CATCCTCTATATGAGGGATCCCggcagcagagctgctgccatttcCAAAGGTAAGTGCATTCTCTACACTTGTGCAGAGTATGCTTTTttaattggggggcgggggactcAACCCCCTCAATATTTTCAGTggaacttgcttccaagtaaattCTACACAGAATTGTAACACTTTTAAATCAGAAAAAGTATACTTACTTGATATGAGCATAGATTTATCTCTCTGAAGATTAATCATGCTGTCACTCACAGCAGAAGGGCGACGAATGGCACGTGCTCCGAGAGTTGGTTTAATATTAAaccgttcttttaaaaaaaaatggattgtATTGCTAGCCTTAACCAGAGCATTGCTCACAGTAAGTTTTCATAACTAAACTGTTCTTTCTAAAGaaagtttaatatttttaaaagtaaataaaaagtTTCATGAAGGACAGACATATCGTAAGAGAATAGCCCATACTGTGGATCCCATGGTCTGCCTGAAAAGCACATGAAATGGTAACCTTGCTAACCAGGTCTGGTTCTATTCAGTTTCAGTATGGAAGACCTCTTAGGCTGCAGTccgaagaacactttcctgggagtaagccctactgaatataatgaggcttacttttgagtagacctgcttagatttGCCCTCCTTGTATACAACCTGCACCTCCAGAAAAAGGTGAAATGGAAGACAACCATGAGCATTTAACAACTTTATTGGGGTGGCTCAAGGATTTGTGGTATAATCTGTGGAAAAAGCAAGTTTCTACTGCTTTAGGGAAGCCAAGAAGTCTGCAAAGGCTTTATAAGCATCAAGGAATATGGTAGTGTCCTGCACAGATCTTTCTTCACGTGTTCCAAGATGCTCAATTTGGCTTTACTGAATTATATAACTGTAAGGAAATAATTTTCATGCAGCCCACCTTCAACCTCTGGAATAGGCATTTTGTACATGTGACTGATTAAATAAATTTCTCTTATTCTATCCCTGATTCAGAGATTACATTTATATAGCAGTTAGCCTTCAGAAGCATAACCCCCTTAACATTTTGGCAGATATACAACATCCTTATTGTACTCTGTGTAATCATGCCAGCAAGATATAGCACTCGTTTTCAAGAAATTAGTTCTTCTACTAGCCAAATGCATAAATACAGTTGTGTTACATGCATGGTAATAGTACAATAATAAACACATTCAAGAACTGTCCTGTCTGTAAGGCATATTTTGGACGAACTGCTCACCTGGATACTGTTCTCTCTCTAGATGTCTTCGCTGCAGATGCAAATTGATGACGGCATTAActttttgtctgtttttgttGACATTGGGCTCCACCATTATTTCAGATAGTGTAATATTGGTTTTAATAGCTCTTGAAGCAGTTGATCTAGCAACCATTGGTAACTTATTCTGGTAAAGACGATCTGAAAAGTCAATCTCTTCATCCTGAATGTGTTTTATCCtagaagtagtgtgtgtgtgggggggggggggcgggagataATTAATAATGCATTTTACCAaaacttttcaaaataaaaaaatctcAAATTTAGCATATTAATTTTCACTGTTCTATGCAAATCATCTCCTTTTTATACTCTAATAATTATCTGCATTATCATCTGTGGCAACAATTATCTGCTTTTTAAACGTTTGCTCCATATAAGATGGGTAACAACTGGCTCTAAGGGGTTGCTTTAAATTCCACGATCTTAACAATGGAATGTGCTGCTGCAAAGAAAGCCACCTGTGCTTGCTGATGGAACTATGCAAATCTGTTTCATTTGCTTTCCAGAAAAGATGTACAGAAATACAGGGCAGGGACCTGAGACTGCTCTGGATGTACACATGATCCTGCTTAAAGAAAAACAACCAGACCCACTCCCTTTCTCATCATTTCCAGGATATGCCGCTAGCAGAGCTACGCAAATCCCTTATGCACACACTGGAACGAAGCACTAATTATACAACAAAACATTCTCAACAACTGCTTAAATTTCTGACTATTCCTTGACGTAATTACTGTTTTCATGTACTTTGGTAAAAATAATGAAGCTTTTATTGGAGAAAAGACATAACTGTCGAGTTATCCATGTTCTATCAATTCTGGAAAAGCCTAAGGATGAATGAGCACCTCTATAGAAGAATGGCTAATCCATTAATTATTACTCAGCAAGTCTCATGATCAATATTTAAGCAATCAAGTGTAACTTTCTAATGTAATACCGTGGCAATTGTAACTTACCGCCTATTTGTTAGCATCGTATAAATGTCTTGTACAAATATTTCTGCAGCTCCTGGTTTACAATGTATTGTTCCATCGATCAGCTCTCGAATAGGCTTCAGGTTTCTCTTTGCAAAGAACTTTATTcagtggggaaggaggagaaagaatttgtttcagacctaatatttttttcctgtttatttaAAAACTGGTTGGTTTCATAACACAGCAAGCACCTGAAATTATTTTCCAAACGCAACAATATAAACCCCCAAATCTGAACACACTAGTTGATATTATATAGTGACTATATGTGGTCCCCAGCAAATAACATTATATACTGCAACTTATTCTAGTACTTAAAACAATGGCACTACCATGTTTACAATATATTCTCTGTAGCTAGTACTCATTCATATACATCCGCAAATAGTGTAATGACTTTTGTCTACATATATGACTGCTATTAATTTGAAAAGGTAGCAAAAGAATcagaatttatttaaaaatgtatttacaaTATTTCTATATCTCTTATCTCCCAATCAACAGGACTCAAAGTGGATATAAATTAAGGAAAGCTTCCATCTTAGTGTCTCCTTTAAATGATACAGAAATGTAGTTTACCTACAACACACTGCATCTACCACTCACCTTTCCAAGCTGTGACCAGTTGCTAAGCTTGATAGCTAGAGAGGTCCCATTTTGGAAGGAATGCATTTTAATATCTTCTGGGTAATACCAAGAGAATATTTCAGCTATGAGATAGCCATTTGAAAAATCCCTactccaaaaaagaagaagaagagtactATATGTTGGCTTGGTATTATTCATCTATATGTATGCAGAAATTTCATTCCCTGTAAAGGAAAAGCCCTATCTGATCACCAAACTTGAAGATTgcgggggtttttttttggggggggggtgagcttgCAGCTATTATAGTACTATTGTGGACTTGTAAGATCTCCTCTTCATCTTTTCTCAGAACTATGAAGCTATAAGGTTCACATCTTCACTACCAGCTACACAGTATTGAACCGAAAAGGAAACCATGTTGGAAAATAGATGGGAAGACAAATATTTAGACACAAAAAATATAGGACCACTTACCATTCTTCACATACATCTGTGATGCAAATTAAATATTAACTATTTCACATTAATCTTACAGTATCCCCAAAACCTATGTCCCTAAGTCCTTGAGGCTTAGATCTACTTTCATGTGGGTC carries:
- the SPATA4 gene encoding spermatogenesis-associated protein 4, giving the protein MSDFSSTRRTGLPRVVLRWLQSLDLTVSPRPFRRDFSNGYLIAEIFSWYYPEDIKMHSFQNGTSLAIKLSNWSQLGKFFAKRNLKPIRELIDGTIHCKPGAAEIFVQDIYTMLTNRRIKHIQDEEIDFSDRLYQNKLPMVARSTASRAIKTNITLSEIMVEPNVNKNRQKVNAVINLHLQRRHLEREQYPERFNIKPTLGARAIRRPSAVSDSMINLQRDKSMLISSVGSTEIRGKTGVHFKTIQVKQAERCPFDVSLNTDTYVKGLPKRS